One genomic segment of Desulfonatronum thioautotrophicum includes these proteins:
- a CDS encoding response regulator produces the protein MPKVLIADDSMFQRFALAKTVRGLGYDVIEAKNGQECLDAVAQSTPDMILLDLNMPVLNGFEVLEALQNQKATIPVVVVSADIQESSRERCLKLGARAVLGKPFQDHKLAALLSELTGTPPGA, from the coding sequence ATGCCAAAAGTGCTGATTGCCGACGACTCCATGTTTCAACGTTTTGCCTTGGCCAAGACGGTTAGGGGCCTCGGATATGACGTGATCGAAGCCAAAAACGGCCAGGAATGTCTGGATGCCGTAGCGCAGAGTACTCCGGACATGATCCTGCTGGACCTGAACATGCCGGTGCTCAACGGTTTCGAGGTCCTGGAAGCGTTACAAAACCAAAAAGCCACCATTCCGGTCGTGGTTGTCTCCGCGGATATCCAGGAAAGCTCCAGGGAGCGCTGCCTGAAATTGGGGGCCAGGGCTGTCCTGGGCAAGCCCTTTCAGGATCACAAACTGGCCGCGTTGCTCAGCGAACTGACCGGCACCCCGCCTGGTGCGTGA
- a CDS encoding chemotaxis protein CheC, producing MDALTPNQLDVLQELINIGVGHAANTLNQMSGQHVSLHAPEVTVVPIEKMLSGVFIDADQQVMAIKLSFSGNFSGMASLMFPPESANKLITIILGEEPVAEDMDMMRVGVLQEVGNIVLNGVMGSIGNLLMEHIDYLPPDYYETSFADLLTSEDQKENMLLLAKTNFFLEERLIQGDILVIFRLQTFDSLLTALNRMMAEQGMSPNG from the coding sequence ATGGACGCACTTACCCCCAACCAGCTGGACGTCCTTCAGGAGCTGATCAATATCGGCGTCGGCCATGCCGCGAACACCTTGAACCAGATGAGCGGCCAGCATGTCAGTCTGCATGCCCCGGAAGTCACCGTCGTTCCCATCGAAAAGATGCTTTCCGGGGTATTCATCGACGCCGATCAACAGGTCATGGCCATCAAACTCAGTTTCAGCGGCAATTTCTCCGGAATGGCCTCGCTGATGTTTCCTCCGGAAAGCGCCAACAAATTGATCACCATCATCCTCGGGGAGGAGCCCGTGGCCGAGGACATGGACATGATGCGCGTGGGCGTGCTCCAGGAAGTTGGCAATATTGTCCTGAACGGGGTCATGGGTTCCATCGGCAACCTGCTCATGGAGCACATCGATTATCTGCCGCCGGACTACTACGAAACCAGCTTCGCCGACCTGCTGACCAGCGAGGACCAAAAGGAAAACATGCTGCTGCTGGCCAAAACCAACTTTTTTCTGGAAGAGCGTCTGATCCAGGGCGACATCCTGGTCATCTTCCGTCTGCAGACCTTCGACAGTCTCCTGACTGCCTTGAACCGGATGATGGCGGAACAGGGCATGTCGCCCAACGGCTGA
- a CDS encoding ATP-binding protein: MSSSVAIPPETGQFRILDHIPLGVVVLDAGYHVVFWNKCLEYWTGQDAAGISGQDIRKHFPLVAEKRFATRIASVFRGGPPIIFSSHIHKYLIPATLPNGSYRLQHVTVSPMRRRDGSFLAMIMLQDVTEVNTRLIQRKQAEDRLRNVLSQLEATNAQLEKSNAQAVRMARKAQEANAAKSIFLANMSHEIRTPMGGILGALDMLASKEQDADKLTLLRMTTDSAKSLLQIINDILDLSKVEAGKMELHPEDVSLETIMRRCRDLYSIPARNKNLDLHLDLGPGLPRTLRIDPTRLEQILRNLLDNAIKFTHQGWVRFGVQYVQGADLGPALHFAVQDSGIGISASSLDQLFRPFSQADSSYAKQHGGTGLGLALSRRLAELMDGTLVVKSTPGQGSIFSLVLPLSQSGSTEFGRSSGSSAQPPEPDPSRPDPKITLQPLPSQQPGPLAKQRTIRVLVAEDVELNQQYLTFLLERHGYHLDLVTNGLAAVQAFASATYDIILMDIQMPDMDGLEATERIRALERERNLPRTPIIALTAYAMPEEQANFLARDMDGFLPKPIQGAHLHAEMQRLLKISPQPISSEPEIALESVSETASEATSRNDIIADPGPIPVFNLRDIQSRFMGNDALWRKMVAHFLQQELPEYREQLNKLLQDADPRETARLAHKIKGALGTLCAEPSHHAAAVLEKIAKNADVSATATGMYTLLAELDRMPSAFAANQADRDEEHQRATPE; encoded by the coding sequence ATGTCTTCCTCCGTTGCCATCCCCCCGGAAACCGGCCAGTTCAGGATTCTCGACCACATTCCCCTGGGGGTGGTGGTTCTGGATGCCGGCTATCACGTCGTCTTCTGGAACAAATGCCTGGAGTACTGGACCGGGCAGGATGCTGCGGGGATCTCGGGGCAGGACATCCGGAAGCATTTCCCCCTGGTTGCCGAAAAACGCTTTGCCACACGCATTGCATCGGTCTTTCGCGGGGGGCCACCGATCATTTTTTCCTCGCATATCCATAAGTACCTGATTCCGGCCACCCTGCCCAACGGCTCCTACCGCCTGCAGCACGTCACGGTCAGTCCGATGCGACGCCGGGATGGCAGTTTTCTTGCCATGATCATGCTTCAGGACGTCACCGAGGTGAATACCCGCTTGATCCAGCGCAAACAGGCCGAAGACAGGCTGCGCAACGTTCTGAGCCAATTGGAAGCGACCAATGCCCAACTGGAGAAATCCAATGCCCAGGCCGTGCGCATGGCCCGGAAGGCCCAAGAGGCCAATGCGGCCAAGAGCATCTTCCTGGCCAACATGAGCCACGAAATTCGCACCCCCATGGGCGGAATCCTTGGTGCCCTGGACATGCTCGCCAGCAAGGAGCAGGATGCGGACAAGCTGACCCTGCTGCGGATGACCACGGATTCAGCGAAATCTTTGTTGCAAATCATTAACGATATCCTGGACCTTTCCAAGGTCGAGGCCGGCAAGATGGAGCTGCATCCAGAGGATGTTTCCCTGGAGACCATCATGCGCCGCTGCCGGGATCTTTATTCCATCCCGGCCCGGAACAAAAACCTGGACCTCCACCTGGACTTGGGGCCCGGCCTGCCCCGGACCCTGCGCATCGACCCAACCCGCTTGGAGCAAATTCTGCGCAACCTGCTGGATAACGCCATCAAGTTCACGCACCAGGGCTGGGTGCGCTTCGGCGTACAGTACGTGCAGGGTGCCGACCTCGGCCCGGCCTTGCACTTCGCCGTGCAAGACAGCGGCATCGGCATCTCAGCCTCGTCCCTGGATCAACTGTTCCGCCCTTTTTCCCAGGCCGACAGCTCGTATGCCAAACAGCACGGGGGAACCGGCCTGGGATTGGCATTGAGCCGCCGCTTGGCGGAATTGATGGATGGCACCCTGGTCGTCAAGAGCACCCCAGGCCAGGGCAGCATTTTTTCCCTTGTCCTGCCCCTGTCCCAATCCGGCTCTACGGAATTCGGCCGATCATCAGGCAGCTCTGCTCAACCTCCCGAACCGGACCCAAGTCGACCTGATCCGAAAATTACCCTTCAGCCGTTGCCGTCCCAACAGCCTGGCCCCCTTGCGAAGCAGCGAACCATTCGCGTTTTGGTCGCGGAGGACGTGGAACTCAACCAGCAATACCTGACGTTCCTTCTGGAGCGGCATGGGTATCACCTGGACCTGGTCACCAACGGGTTGGCCGCTGTCCAGGCCTTTGCATCCGCCACCTACGACATCATTCTCATGGACATTCAGATGCCGGATATGGACGGGCTGGAGGCCACGGAGCGTATCCGCGCCCTGGAGCGGGAACGAAATTTGCCGCGCACCCCGATCATCGCCTTGACGGCCTACGCCATGCCCGAAGAGCAGGCAAACTTTCTGGCCCGGGACATGGACGGCTTTCTCCCCAAGCCGATCCAGGGCGCCCACCTGCATGCAGAGATGCAGCGGCTCTTGAAGATCTCCCCCCAACCCATTTCCTCCGAACCGGAAATCGCTTTGGAAAGTGTTTCGGAAACAGCTTCGGAAGCAACCTCGAGAAACGACATAATAGCCGATCCAGGCCCAATTCCGGTTTTCAACCTTCGCGACATCCAATCCAGGTTCATGGGCAACGATGCACTGTGGAGAAAAATGGTCGCGCATTTTCTCCAGCAGGAACTGCCCGAATACCGGGAACAGCTGAATAAGCTCCTCCAAGACGCAGACCCGCGGGAGACAGCCCGCCTGGCTCATAAAATCAAGGGAGCCTTGGGTACACTCTGTGCGGAACCATCCCACCATGCCGCCGCGGTTTTGGAAAAAATCGCGAAAAACGCTGACGTATCCGCAACCGCCACCGGAATGTACACCCTTCTTGCGGAACTCGACCGCATGCCCTCGGCCTTTGCCGCCAACCAGGCTGATCGGGATGAAGAACATCAAAGAGCCACCCCTGAGTAA
- a CDS encoding response regulator, with product MNTTINAPGSSLIIVVNDDVAQLRIMSTLLRQEGWQVLTFCSAEEALQGMVNALSPALIITDLYMPLIDGWRFCRLLRSPEYREFNATPLLVVSATFSGEEAARVTIETGADGFEPIPLNIPRFLQTTRNLLRGKKQPTNRLVLIIEDSRSMALLLQREFAAQGYQAHVAGNAFQGMELFQRLPFELVVLDYHLPDSTGDELLDMLVAFRPGTVCVVITSDTRPEIALECTRKGAAAYVRKPFSPDYLIELCAKARRERTLLRVEDRLEERTRELRASEARYRSVLENILDVYYRTDAVGIITLASPSAVALLGCSGLEEIVGRPATKFYYSPKERRRLLLDLQRHGSVLDYELTLKRKNGTPVAVSANSRLRRDEHGTILGVEGTLRDITKRKQAEAARIKAESRYKELFDNAPVAIFQATPTGRFLRVNPMYAEMAGYGSPEEMMNTVTDIASHLYLTPTDRETYKRVLERSGMVRNYQVRLKRRDGTPFWVSINAKAVRDQDGAVISYDGFLSDITQEKELESQLRQAQKVEALGTLAGGMAHDFNNILQAVGGMAQLMLERKTKDDEDYQGLQSIRKACGRGAQLIRQLLAYSRKTPGDRQPVDLNREISEAVAILKRTIPKMVDIHVHLDPGLRPIMADPLQIEQIILNLGTNAADAMDGNGVLTLSTQNVTVKDVIEGSPTGLVRLLVTDTGHGMDPATTEKVFDPFFTTKEVDKGTGLGLASVYGTVQSHGGRIDCFSTPGSGTTFLIDFPASNEPLAPSIEPPSSLPEAAIADNADKQNQLPPIRILVVDDDDLVRETTVEGLRLQGYTVEEVSRGEHALERIQNDPEAFHLVILDLNMPGMGGLKTLSALLRVNPKLRILIVSGYIADGYGSSALTTGAVGFLSKPFQLQELEGEVRKALEPD from the coding sequence ATGAACACGACCATCAACGCCCCCGGCTCTTCCTTGATTATCGTAGTCAACGACGACGTGGCTCAACTGCGGATCATGTCCACCTTGCTGCGCCAGGAGGGATGGCAGGTCCTGACTTTTTGCTCGGCGGAGGAGGCCTTGCAGGGGATGGTCAACGCCCTGAGTCCGGCCCTGATCATCACGGATCTGTACATGCCCTTGATTGACGGGTGGCGATTCTGTCGGCTGTTGCGCTCCCCGGAATACCGAGAGTTCAATGCCACCCCGCTTTTGGTGGTATCGGCCACGTTTTCCGGTGAAGAAGCCGCCCGAGTGACCATCGAAACCGGTGCGGACGGCTTTGAACCCATCCCTCTGAACATCCCCCGCTTTCTGCAAACCACCCGCAACCTGCTCCGCGGCAAAAAACAGCCGACCAATCGTCTGGTCCTTATTATTGAAGACAGCCGATCCATGGCTCTGCTGCTGCAAAGGGAGTTTGCCGCCCAGGGCTATCAGGCCCATGTGGCCGGGAATGCGTTCCAGGGAATGGAACTGTTCCAGCGACTGCCCTTTGAGCTGGTTGTTCTGGATTATCACCTGCCCGACAGCACTGGCGACGAACTACTGGACATGCTGGTGGCGTTCCGCCCCGGAACCGTCTGTGTCGTGATCACCAGCGACACCAGGCCGGAAATCGCCCTGGAGTGTACGCGCAAAGGGGCCGCTGCCTATGTGCGCAAGCCATTCAGCCCCGACTACCTGATCGAACTCTGCGCCAAGGCCCGGCGGGAGCGCACGCTGTTGCGCGTTGAGGATCGCCTGGAGGAACGCACCCGGGAGCTGCGTGCAAGCGAAGCCCGTTACCGGTCCGTGCTGGAGAACATCCTCGACGTCTATTACCGCACCGATGCTGTTGGGATCATCACCCTGGCCAGCCCTTCCGCTGTTGCGTTGCTCGGTTGTTCCGGGCTGGAGGAGATCGTCGGCCGTCCGGCCACAAAGTTCTACTATTCCCCCAAGGAACGCCGCCGCCTGCTGCTGGATCTGCAACGCCACGGTTCCGTCCTGGATTATGAGCTGACATTGAAGCGCAAGAACGGCACGCCTGTTGCCGTCTCGGCCAACAGCCGCCTGCGTCGTGACGAGCATGGGACTATCCTGGGGGTGGAAGGCACGTTGCGGGACATCACCAAGCGCAAACAGGCTGAAGCGGCCCGGATCAAGGCGGAGAGCCGGTACAAGGAACTGTTCGACAACGCTCCGGTGGCCATTTTCCAGGCCACGCCAACAGGACGTTTCTTGCGGGTCAACCCGATGTACGCCGAAATGGCCGGGTACGGCTCACCGGAAGAGATGATGAACACCGTCACGGATATTGCCTCGCACCTCTACCTCACCCCCACGGACCGGGAAACCTATAAGCGGGTGCTGGAACGCAGCGGTATGGTCCGGAACTACCAGGTGCGGCTGAAGCGTCGGGATGGGACCCCATTCTGGGTCTCCATAAACGCCAAGGCTGTCCGGGACCAGGACGGAGCCGTTATTTCCTATGATGGCTTTCTCAGCGATATCACCCAGGAAAAGGAGCTGGAAAGCCAGCTGCGACAGGCCCAGAAAGTGGAGGCCCTGGGCACCTTGGCCGGGGGCATGGCCCACGATTTCAACAATATACTGCAGGCCGTGGGTGGCATGGCCCAGCTGATGTTGGAACGAAAAACCAAAGATGACGAAGACTATCAGGGTCTACAAAGCATCCGCAAGGCCTGCGGCCGGGGTGCGCAACTCATTCGCCAGCTCCTGGCTTACAGCCGCAAGACGCCTGGAGATCGCCAACCAGTGGATCTGAACCGGGAAATCTCCGAGGCCGTGGCCATCCTGAAGAGAACCATTCCCAAAATGGTCGATATCCATGTCCACCTGGATCCAGGCTTGAGACCGATCATGGCTGATCCGCTGCAGATCGAGCAAATTATCCTCAACCTTGGCACCAATGCCGCAGATGCCATGGACGGAAACGGCGTGCTGACCTTGAGTACGCAAAACGTAACAGTTAAGGACGTCATCGAGGGATCCCCGACCGGCCTGGTCCGCCTGTTGGTCACGGACACCGGCCATGGCATGGACCCCGCCACGACGGAAAAAGTTTTCGACCCGTTTTTCACCACCAAGGAAGTGGACAAGGGCACGGGGCTGGGCTTGGCCTCGGTCTACGGCACGGTCCAAAGCCATGGGGGACGGATCGACTGCTTCAGCACGCCGGGGAGTGGAACGACGTTTTTGATTGATTTTCCTGCGTCAAATGAGCCCTTGGCACCATCAATAGAACCGCCTTCAAGTCTTCCAGAGGCAGCTATCGCCGACAATGCCGACAAACAAAACCAGCTACCACCCATCCGGATTCTGGTCGTGGACGATGATGACCTGGTCCGGGAAACCACCGTGGAGGGACTTCGTCTCCAGGGATATACCGTGGAGGAAGTTTCCCGGGGCGAACACGCCCTGGAGCGGATTCAGAACGATCCGGAAGCTTTCCACCTCGTGATTCTGGATTTGAACATGCCGGGCATGGGCGGGCTGAAGACCCTCAGCGCCCTGCTGCGGGTGAACCCCAAGCTGCGCATCCTGATCGTCAGCGGCTATATCGCCGACGGCTACGGTTCCAGCGCCCTGACAACCGGAGCCGTGGGCTTTCTGAGCAAACCCTTCCAGCTCCAGGAGCTGGAAGGCGAGGTTCGCAAGGCACTTGAGCCGGACTGA
- the rnk gene encoding nucleoside diphosphate kinase regulator, translating to MRKKPNIIVSSVDAKRLETLLDALSSNSFPGMAELEAELERAEIVTPEAVPANVVTMNSTVKFRMEPSGEEFVMTLVYPDSEDSQGRKISILAPVGSALLGLRQGDSIEWPRPGGGMMRVSIVEILYQPERSGDFHS from the coding sequence GTGCGAAAAAAACCGAACATCATTGTCTCGTCCGTGGACGCCAAGCGATTGGAAACGTTGCTGGACGCGCTTTCATCGAACTCGTTTCCCGGCATGGCTGAACTGGAGGCGGAGCTGGAACGGGCCGAGATCGTCACTCCGGAAGCCGTCCCGGCAAACGTGGTGACCATGAATTCCACCGTGAAGTTTCGGATGGAACCTTCGGGAGAGGAGTTTGTGATGACCCTGGTCTACCCGGACAGCGAGGATTCCCAGGGCCGGAAAATATCGATCCTGGCTCCGGTGGGCAGCGCCCTGTTGGGGCTGAGGCAAGGGGATTCCATTGAGTGGCCGCGTCCCGGTGGCGGAATGATGCGGGTTTCCATCGTGGAGATACTTTACCAGCCGGAGCGCTCCGGGGATTTTCACAGCTAG
- a CDS encoding glutamate synthase-related protein gives MNLNKPNANEATLSFNRSKSVVAMSGICTRCVDGCRGNCEVFKSTFRGREVIYPGPFGKVTAGGDKDYPLDYSHLNIQGYAMGARGMPEGVEPGPDTALFPKVDTRTEYGWNSKTAMEVPIFTGALGSTEIARVNWEHFAVGAAISGISLVCGENVCGIDPGLELNSQNMVVKSPEMDRRIAIYRRYHRGFGEMLVQLNVEDGRMGVAEYLIDVHGQESIELKWGQGAKSIGGEIMVHSLERALELQRRGYIVTPDPSDPVNQAAFNSGGIKEFERHSRLGFISEESFMAEVARLRKLGYKRITLKTGAYGLRELALAIRWSSKAEIDLLTIDGAPGGTGMSPWRMMAEWGVPSLYLHTAAYKFATHLENRGLRVPDLAFAGAFSSEDGIFKALALGAPYTKAVCMGRALMIPGMVGKNIAKWMADNDLPKTVSVYGTTPEEVFTDYSKVKDLVGADEMPNIPLGAVGIYSYCDRIRVGLQQLMAGARCFNLPSITRNELMSLTEECAKLTGIPYVMDAYLDEAMEILNS, from the coding sequence ATGAATCTGAACAAACCCAATGCCAATGAAGCCACCTTGAGTTTCAACCGCTCCAAGAGCGTCGTGGCCATGAGCGGGATATGCACCCGTTGCGTGGACGGTTGCCGGGGCAATTGCGAGGTCTTTAAATCCACGTTTCGCGGCCGTGAGGTGATCTACCCCGGTCCATTCGGCAAGGTCACTGCCGGGGGGGACAAGGACTACCCTCTGGACTACTCCCATTTGAACATCCAGGGCTACGCCATGGGTGCCAGGGGCATGCCCGAGGGCGTGGAGCCCGGTCCGGATACGGCCCTGTTCCCCAAGGTGGACACCCGAACCGAATACGGCTGGAACTCCAAGACCGCCATGGAGGTGCCGATCTTCACCGGTGCACTGGGCTCCACGGAAATCGCCAGGGTCAACTGGGAACATTTCGCCGTGGGCGCGGCCATCAGCGGAATCAGTCTGGTCTGTGGCGAGAACGTCTGTGGCATTGATCCCGGTCTGGAGCTGAACAGCCAAAACATGGTCGTCAAGTCACCGGAAATGGACCGGCGCATCGCCATCTATCGCCGCTATCACCGTGGGTTCGGGGAGATGCTGGTCCAGCTCAATGTGGAGGACGGCCGGATGGGCGTGGCCGAATACCTGATCGACGTGCACGGCCAGGAATCCATCGAACTGAAATGGGGCCAGGGCGCCAAGTCCATCGGCGGCGAAATCATGGTCCACAGCCTGGAGCGGGCCTTGGAACTGCAGCGCCGCGGCTACATCGTCACCCCAGACCCGTCCGACCCGGTCAACCAGGCGGCCTTCAATTCCGGCGGCATCAAGGAATTTGAACGGCACAGCCGCCTGGGGTTCATCTCCGAGGAATCCTTCATGGCCGAGGTGGCCCGGTTGCGCAAGCTGGGCTACAAGCGAATCACCCTGAAAACCGGGGCCTATGGCCTGCGCGAGCTGGCCCTGGCCATACGCTGGAGCAGCAAGGCGGAGATCGACCTGCTGACCATCGACGGCGCCCCCGGCGGCACGGGCATGAGCCCCTGGCGGATGATGGCCGAATGGGGCGTACCCAGCCTGTACCTGCATACGGCGGCCTACAAGTTCGCCACCCACCTGGAAAACCGCGGACTGCGCGTGCCCGACCTGGCCTTTGCCGGGGCCTTTTCCAGCGAGGACGGCATCTTCAAGGCCCTGGCCCTGGGCGCGCCGTACACCAAGGCGGTGTGCATGGGCCGGGCGCTGATGATCCCGGGCATGGTCGGCAAGAATATCGCCAAATGGATGGCGGACAACGACTTGCCCAAAACAGTCTCGGTCTACGGAACCACCCCGGAGGAAGTCTTCACTGACTACTCCAAGGTCAAGGACCTGGTGGGCGCGGATGAAATGCCCAACATCCCCTTGGGCGCGGTGGGCATCTACAGCTACTGCGACCGCATCCGGGTCGGCCTACAACAGCTCATGGCCGGAGCCCGCTGCTTCAACCTCCCCTCCATTACCCGCAACGAACTCATGTCCCTGACCGAGGAATGCGCCAAACTCACCGGCATCCCCTACGTCATGGACGCGTACCTGGACGAGGCCATGGAGATTTTGAACAGCTGA
- a CDS encoding type II toxin-antitoxin system VapC family toxin, with amino-acid sequence MLDTNICIAVMKGDAVTRNKLRTISVQNVGISGIVLAELAYGVKKSEQKERNAKALSDFIALCQLWDWPFQAADVYGEIRAQLEASGMIIGANDLLIAAHARFLGAVLVTRNVREFKRVSGLVIENGVA; translated from the coding sequence ATGCTTGATACCAATATTTGCATTGCCGTGATGAAAGGCGACGCAGTCACAAGAAACAAGCTTCGCACTATTTCGGTTCAAAATGTGGGCATATCCGGGATCGTTTTAGCTGAACTTGCATATGGGGTGAAAAAAAGTGAACAAAAAGAGCGAAATGCAAAAGCACTCTCTGACTTCATCGCATTATGCCAGCTTTGGGATTGGCCTTTTCAAGCCGCGGACGTTTATGGGGAGATACGTGCGCAACTGGAAGCGAGCGGCATGATTATTGGAGCCAATGACTTGCTGATTGCCGCTCATGCACGTTTTTTAGGAGCCGTCCTCGTCACCAGAAATGTTCGTGAATTCAAGAGGGTGTCTGGTTTGGTCATCGAAAATGGGGTTGCATGA
- a CDS encoding antitoxin: MQNRLLASQKISDLHIAQVFFDGVNQTISLPGDFRIKAKEVFIRKHGEDIILSPKVGTWDEYFATGHLLDKDFPEEIHEPPMDIREDF, from the coding sequence ATGCAAAATAGATTACTTGCCTCTCAAAAGATTTCTGATCTACATATTGCGCAGGTTTTTTTCGATGGCGTCAACCAGACGATCAGCCTTCCTGGTGATTTTCGAATTAAGGCAAAAGAAGTCTTCATCCGCAAGCATGGCGAAGACATTATCCTCAGCCCAAAAGTGGGGACATGGGATGAATACTTTGCCACGGGGCATCTTCTGGACAAGGATTTTCCGGAAGAGATTCACGAACCTCCCATGGATATTCGGGAAGATTTCTGA
- a CDS encoding DUF2283 domain-containing protein: MRVHYDQEVDAVYIQLDDSIPDGVVETKEGVNIDTTEDGRLTGIEILNASKKMNLNRILSYTLEFDVLSFAHSPPEQVHRIEA; this comes from the coding sequence ATGAGGGTGCATTACGACCAGGAGGTTGATGCGGTATATATCCAGCTGGACGATTCCATTCCGGACGGTGTTGTTGAAACCAAGGAAGGAGTCAACATTGACACGACGGAGGATGGCAGGTTGACCGGAATAGAAATCCTCAATGCGTCAAAAAAGATGAATCTGAACAGAATATTATCGTATACTCTTGAGTTTGATGTACTTTCGTTTGCCCATTCGCCACCTGAGCAAGTTCATCGTATCGAAGCTTGA
- a CDS encoding response regulator produces MVEQMHGTSGMKLLLVDDEERFRTTLAKRLADKGIDVTTLDSGVSALRYILEHPVDVIVLDIKMPELDGIETLKEIKKINPGIEVILLTGHGSIDTAIVGMRLGAYDYLMKPCELEILLKKIIGAYAIKNTRDIRLVRAEMRSRLDKMEKSVRL; encoded by the coding sequence ATGGTAGAGCAAATGCACGGAACTTCAGGCATGAAACTGCTCCTGGTGGACGATGAGGAGCGGTTTCGCACAACCCTGGCCAAGCGGCTAGCGGACAAAGGCATCGACGTGACCACGCTGGATAGTGGCGTATCGGCCCTGCGATACATCCTGGAACATCCGGTGGATGTAATCGTTCTGGACATCAAGATGCCGGAGCTTGACGGCATCGAGACCCTCAAAGAGATTAAGAAGATCAACCCGGGTATCGAAGTGATCCTGCTGACCGGGCATGGGTCTATTGATACGGCCATTGTCGGCATGCGTCTTGGGGCCTATGACTATCTGATGAAACCCTGTGAACTGGAAATACTGCTGAAAAAAATCATTGGTGCGTATGCGATCAAGAACACTCGTGACATCCGGCTTGTACGGGCCGAGATGCGGAGTAGGCTGGACAAGATGGAAAAGAGCGTCCGCTTGTGA